A region of the Channa argus isolate prfri chromosome 3, Channa argus male v1.0, whole genome shotgun sequence genome:
TCCACAATGTGGAAAAGTGTCAATGATGGCTGgcagactcacagaacagcagcaCAGTTATATATCCTTTTAAAACGTTTTTTGTGAGGCTCGTCCTTCTAACCAATCGGAAAAGTCCGAACACAATGCATCATATTCTGATCCTATGGCCTGAACATGCCTCATGTAGATTGCAAGCCATTTGCAACAATCGATGTGTGCAGACAttggatgcaaaaaaaaaaaaaaaaaaaaagaagctgtcaGACCAGGGCTTCATCCAACCAGTGAGCCGAACAGCAACAAGGAGGTGTGCACTAGGGCAATTAATAAATTGCATAATTTAGTGCTCAAGTacatcatttaattaaataccCAATACAAGAAAATTAACTGACATAGTAAAGTGAATCTTACACTagtaattaacataaaaataaaagtgtgtagTGCAAACAAATATTCTGTTAGAACAAGAAGAGATTTGATGCTAATTTTCCCAGTGTAAATTAACCTAAAGTGTCTTTTAGtataacaaaaagaaatcatttgAAGTCATCCTCAGTCACAGCCCAGGCATCAAATATGCAATGTTTTCCAGAGTGGCggcctaaaaaataaaaatacgaTAAAACCAAATGTCTCCTCCTTGATGTATACAGTACTGTGTGCATTGCCAAGTACCAGTACTACTCACCAGCATGTGTTGTGTACAGCTCTTCAGCTCTGGTATCTGTGCAGTGAGGCAGATTAGAGGACCCAGGGAACACAACAGAGAGTCCAACAGCAGAGACAAGCTACTGGACATAGACACCATTTTCTGCAGAGACACATAATGCATAAATACACTATACAACAATACATGTTGTTCTGGGGCTAAACACATACCGCTCTTGATCCTGAACTCAGTTACTCTGGCCAGAGGTACATGATAAAAGCTAGACAAATGCTTGTATCAGCACCACTGTAGATGAATAGCGTTTAGggtctgtgtttttaattttaatcttttctcagctttttcctaaatattttttagaaaataatttggATGACCTCATTTTTTCTCAGTCTTCATTTGCATGAAAgtgcaaaaacactttaattaggttttgctgaaatgttttcaacTACAAATAAACTAATACTAGCAGAGGTATATCTGCATAAACTttaagttgaaatgtttttcaaaaaagtcCCTTCCAACATTTAGCTGGAATAAATGCATctcacatttattgtatttttgttcacTTTAAAAATAGTCTAGGtaactgtattgtatttttttttttttacagttgtttGCTCAGCCACTACACCAGAGCATTTCTCAATCAACATAAATAGTAAGCAGAAAAAGATGCAAGAAGACAATGAAGCCTCCTTAAAACTGAAGCTACTCACATCTGTCTCCTGTAGATGGTGTCCAATCAGGGACAAAGATTCCCCCAAGAGGTGTAAGTGAGCTGCTGCACTGACCGGATCTCCGTCTGAGCCACCAAGACTCCTGGATGTTGATCTAAGAGTGTCCCAAGCTAAACCGGTGGGACTGCACATGGAGCTAATAGCACTACAGGTGTCAATCACAGGGCTGGATCTTGAGGGATTACCTACAGAGCTAATTGTAGAAGCAATGGGTGTCGCTGAAGTAGGAGCAGTTATGAAGAGACGAGACCTGTGGGTAACTGGAGTAACAGCCGGGGACACTGAACCGATAATGGAACAGTCTGCCATGTTGTGCTGTTCATCTACATATACCGGGTACTCTAACATGGAGCCAGGACTTGCCTaggagaaacagaaacatagaAAACTGATGAGAAGTGAAAATTGAAGGTGAACTGTGAGAAACGCTGTAGTGCGATTACCTGATAGatgctgccctctgctgtgCAACCTGAATGCAACAAGTTTGCTTCATAATCCTTATGGAGGGAGATTATACACTGCATTAGTCACAATCAATCCTAAGGAACAAAGAGTTTAAATATTTGAGggtttatataaatacataattttgggttaaacaaaaaaaaaacaccacattaaGTTTCTGTCCTCTTTTATAAGCAAAGTTTTGTTGCCATCTGACAATTCAAAATATGTACTTTTAATATATCTGATCTGTTCCCTTACCCCAtcttctcctccatctcccCATCTGTCCTGTGACACACAGACTGGACAGAGAGGGAGCAAGTCTGAAGGCTCAGCACCACAGAGGTCAGTTTCAGATTCACTGTTGCCTGAAATTCAAGAGATTATTGTAAGACAACAGATGTGTCCCAGTTAATAGGGTGTTTTTAGCTATTATtcactggataaaaaaaataaaattacacgGCCATCTAATTTTGACATACATAATTCCTAGATGTAACTTcaagaaaatgcaaaactatACACTATACTGCATTTTTCAATAATGTAACAAAGTTACATATAATGTGACAGAAGATTTCCTTCATCTGGTAAAATAGCATTGTCCCATTAGGttcaaaatatgttaaaaaatgttttcaaaaagtgttaaaaaaatgcatacaaacaaaaaatataagaGCATGATGGAAgtcacaacataaaaacatcaacacagcTTAAGCACGGTAATAGCACAAGTAGTGTAAATGTATAATCCTTACCAGAgtgttgtcttttgtttatgATTGCATCATCAGACTCCTGATAAGGTTGAATAATATCCCATCACATTCAACATAACCAAAGAAACtgacaatacaaaaacaaacaacaaccaaacttgacacacacatacaaaaaaaaaaaaaaaaaagcagccaataaaaatgaaaaatgtaataagttCTTGGGAGAGCAAGAGTCAGTAAACTGTTTCATTATGGAACCAATACACTTTACAATAAACTTTATTCATAGCTGAAGAAGATAATTAAAACTACTGATGTAGGCCAAGTTTTCACCTTGTAAAGCCTTTTGGGGCTGTGTTCCTCTGGCTCCTGTAAGGATTTGAAAgaccttttcttctctttttgacTCTGTCTGCCCACTGGGCCTGCTTCACCATCCATTATCACTGCCAGGAATGAGGAACAGGGATTCAGATGAGCAGTTTTCTATCTTGGTTATCAAACTACTAcgtaataataacaaaaacaatttcttttttatttgtgattatttagtgtttttttcgTGTTGCATCTGAAAgcacattattttttaagtattatTCTAGACTGTGTGTGATTTCAACGTGTTTACTTAGTGTTTGCCACTGGTACATGGGCAGGATAATGAAGCATTAACTGTTAAAGTCAGTTGACTTTACAGAGCAagcaaaaacactaaacagaaagaaaaaacagtagGTGCGACGTTGCCAGATTTGACtgccacattttttaaactcagGCAGGGAAATTGTTAGTTTCAATCTGTGCAAGAGGCGAAGATATCATGTGAGATGAAAGAACAGAACAGTTGCTagtatttgaaaaaagtttgtGTCAGTAATCGATTTTTAACTCagtcacatttaaacacaaagccATTACCGACCTCATTTAAGATTTGGTCCAAATTGCCAAAGTATCATTAGGAAGAAATACGCTTCAGAACTTGATTAAGAATCGTCGTACTTTAGGTGTTCTGCACAATCGAAAGAATACGGGTGTTGTTTTCTGCACGTGCACAGATGCATAGTAAACAAAGGGGCTAAAAAGTAATTCGGTTTAtccaaatgcataaaaaaaacatatataggttaaaaaaatcaattcaaatCTGGCAACACACTGCCGTCCTTGTTTGTGCGCAAAGTAAACAGAGCAGTAGTGAAGCTGGACTGATTCCAAACTATTTGAGTAAACTTGGCACCCTCTATGTATCACGTTTTTAAATGGTCAGAGTTACAATTGTATGTGTAACAAATGCTAACGTGTCGCCATTGCTCAACTTTAAATCTCGTCGACATTTCCATGTTCATGCAGCGGTATGGCTGAGACATTTTGTGTTGTACACGTCAGGTTTTGTCAATTAAACAGCGTGCTAACATGTAGCAGTAGCAGCGTGacatatatacatgtaaaaTTCGGGCCGTATCGTTACACTCACGGTTTTAACTTCAGGGCTGATGAAAAGCTGCTGATTCACGTTTAGTACTTTTCCGGTGTCCCGGTTCTGTGTCTGCTGAGTCATGTTAAGTAGAGGCTAACCAGTTATGAATATTTAACATTGTTTCACCATTTATAGCCTATCAGGCAAATTTCACATAATCATTTTTGGGTGGAACCCAAACTAGACATTGCCTTTCACATATTTTGGTTTACCTTTAGTTTGAGCAAAATATTTCCAGTCAAAGGAATTGTGAATgccacacacattttcactacTAAGCCTCAAAGGGCTTCACAATCTTTGCAATATAAGACACCCATTGTTGATAGACTATGGATATTGTGCATTGTCTCTTTTAGACAGTAGTGTGTGATGGTATGTTTCTTTAGCAGCATGTACCTGTGTTCAACTAAATGTGGTGCAAAAGAACTTAACTGCCTGCACTTAACTCTGAACGTGACCGTGTCTAACGAAATTGTAACTGTCTGaatgacatgtttattattatgtttctgttataagttcagaattattttattacatacaactgttaaaatttatttgtaaatacatttttgtgaaatacaaaatgtttggtCAAAGTTGAATGggcttgtaaaagcttttaatttgatggaCGGGTCATGTGACTAGAGTTGGTGAGGGGCATCACGGTGGCATTATGGGTCAAGCTAACGTGCATACTGAGGAAAGACACGAGGCCCCAAAAGAACTATTCTGCACTTGGTTCAAGAGGCGCACACGGTAACAGTGCTGTATTCATGTTGATGTGGTTTTGTACGAACACTAGCCTGAGAGATTTTGACTGGAAAACATGTATTCATTTCAAAGTTgtatgttcttttatttcttgtagttttcacggtgtcaaatgaagagagagagagagagagagagagagagagagcggaaaaataaatacttaaaagacATCTGTATGATGCGTGGGCAGTATTTTTTTGGACCAGTGTAGCtacagaaattgttttatttttattttttttaccaggaCTAAACATCCAATATCATTGTAATTTCCTGATGACTCTGATGAGGTTGGCTTTTGGCTGAAATGAAGCAAATCCCTGCAGCCAGGTCCCAAACTCTTGCTGAATGTCTTCCCATGTGACTAGAGGGTGTACTAGAATTATAGAGTGTTAATCTCCAAACTTTTGAGATGACATTATCACATATACAGTAGGTGTAATGTTTAGATATCCACACACTGTTCATGTTCCCAAACAGGGCTGTATTGCAGATAGTTTCTATCATCAGTCATTACTACAAGCCACATGTGGGTTTCAGACTAAGCTTCCAACTATGCTGAAGTATGTGATTTAAGGGCGATGACCACACTTTTATTGCATCCTGCCTCAAGTCTTCCTTCAACTGTCTTAACATTTGGTCGACCTGTACAACATAAAGATCTGAATTTGAGCACCTTTTGATGTGCACTGTGCAGTTAAGCACACAGTAGTTGTTGGTGTAGTTGAATTCAGcatttatacaaaaacaaaactagttCTTTCACTGACCTCAAGTTGCcaagtattttttaattatggttgttattaaataaaaaacaagtatgggcaaaataatagaaaagctTGTTTGTAAAGTTTGTAACAGCTTTTACATGTACAGAAGTCTCCATTATGCTAGCCAGACTATGCTTGCATACTTTCTCTGCATTGCCTCTTGTTCTACTGAAACCTTTCTTCTACTGTTGACAGACTTCTCTAATTATTAAGccagtctgtgtttttattacctGTAAACTGCTGATGTGTTGTCATTATACAATCATGTGGTTGTTCTGTGTGATTACTTACTGTGTCAGCACTTCCTCCCTCACTGGCTTCAGAAACTCACAGTCATGTTTAGACGcagctcctcctctcctctgatTCAAGTTTGGAATTTCAAAGCTGCTCTGTCATGTTCTGCGCTGTGCCCTCCTCCCTCTGGTTTTCCAGGCCATTATTGAACCTTCCTTACTCATGCTAAATCCTGTAGTCCCTCCCTCAGACCTTTCCCAAGCTGCTGCATCACGGTAACTCTTTGTCCCTCctactgttttttgtttctttgctgaAGTTGCCATGTCATGTTTAGCTGTGGTTTGTGAAATCGAGTTCCTGTTTATTCAGCTGCTAgagggaggagacagaggaggactgTATAAAAGAGAGAGACGGCAGCACTGTAGGCATACACAGCACAAAACGTACTGGGACATCCAAAGAGGAAAGACTAACAGACCAAAGCTAAAGGACTGCATCCTTAACTGGTGAGTTAAACAGAATTAATTTTCGAATTAAATTTGAATGTTAAAGCCTGTGTTGATGTTTAATGGTTCTCAAATttcgggaaaaaaaaaaatctaatttctgacttgttttgttttattttcagaactataatggagacagagaagaagacacagacacaaacaaatccGATGGCTGACAGGTAAAACTGAGCTGCTGTGATTTGTTGCATCGCTAAATCCTCATTCCTAATTCACAAATTACCTGTGTCATGATTCTAgagaacaaaatgttgaaactacACTTATTTCAATGAGAATAGTGACTTTTTAGATATAAGGTCTTACACTAGATTTGGTTGGCCATACTTGCAGGTCCCTACTAGGTGTCTGCTATAGTAAGTGCAGactttttgttcatgtttatcCGCTGCAGGTTGCCCACATTAGATTAAAATCTGTTTGTGAGCTTCACCCCTGGCTTTCTACCCTATCAATCACCAGTTATTGTTAGTGTGGTCAGAAAGTGcctatttttaaacaaattatatgTTGAGCTTGTGATCCATTTCCCTTTGCAGGGATCTGTCTGAACAAATCAAAAAGGTGACGAAGGAGAACCACATCAGGGCAGAAAACACTCAACTGATGCTGAGCTTCCAGAGGGGCCAAGTCACCCTTCCACAATATAAGGTAAAATATAGTAGCACAGATTGAATATTTACCTAATCTAGTCCTAATCTAGTCCTAATCTAGTGGGTAGTGGGGCCTAATGTCTTTCGCTCTGACGTGGTCTCTCTTCGTTTTCTTCAGCTCCTTCTTTGTTCGTTGCATGAGATTTACCAGGCTTTGGAGGAAGAGCTGGACAGGAACTCCAACCATCCTAGTGTTGCTCCCATTTACTTCCCCACAGAACTGGCCAGGCTGGAGTCCATCGAGAAAGACCTGGAATACTTTTACGGCCAGAACTGGAGAGAGAAGATTGTTGTCCCAGCAGCCACTAAAAGATACTGCCACAGACTCAGACAGGTATGTTTCATTGAGTCATatgcatttattaatattaaaatacaccTCTTTGTCTACTATGTGACACTGAAATAACAGTGCCggcccttttttttattttttcagatcggtaaagaaaacccagaatttCTGGTTGGTCATGCTTACACCCGGTACCTAGGTGATCTGTCTGGAGGTCAGGTCCTGGGTCGAATCGCTCAGAAGTCCATGGGGCTGAAGAGCAATGAGGGTTTGGCTTTCTATTCCTTTCCCGGTGTCTCCAGCCCCAACCTGTTCAAACAGCTCTACCGCAGCCGTATGAATAGTGTGGAGCtgacagaggagcagaggacCGGTGTGCTGGAGGAGGCCGTCAGAGCCTTTGAGTTTAACATTCAGGTAAGAAGCAGTGATGACTAACCAGAGTCAGGAAACTATAACAGAACAGTTTAACATTACAAGTTAACATCGGCTCTTGAAAATGTTTAGAAGCCACTTAAAGGGTAAGTTAATGGACAttgttatttttgctttttaggtCTTTGATGACTTACAAAAGATGCTGAGTGTCACTGAAAACCAGCTGCAGAATTGTTCAACACACTCCAAAACAGTCAAAAGCCCCCAGCTTCCTGGAAACATCAACACTTCCCCACTGATCAGGGTGGTTCTGGGACTCTTTGTGGCTCTGGCTACTGTCAGTATCGGCATCTACATATTGTAGAGGCCATGCACAACAAGAATACTATGTATTAGTGTATTGCTGTTAAGGTTGTAAGATCCATTTTCACTGTAGAAATTCTTGGCTGATTTTGTAAAATTTCAAGTttataaataacagaaaatttgtcatatttttgtaattgtaccaagaacatttttgaatttgagtTTTGAATTCTGATTTCCTCTGTAACATTTTTATGGAATGCCTGGCAAAATGTgcaatatgtgtttttaatactgtaaatatgtaacattttaataaattgttttgtttttaacttgtgCTTTAATTGGGACTGTTGATATTCAGGCTGGTTGATATTTACTCGAGTCTCAAACACTCGAGTAAATCTACAGTATCTGTGCTTTCTGTTAATTTGGTCTTACATAGGGTCCCGTTCAGACTCTGCATTATTGAACACAGTTGCTGGTAAGCATTCTCTATGTGCACAATTCTTTTTTACCTATTTGTGTCAACCTAGCAGAAGCAAATCttctttattaaataaaataatgtctcaATTGCCTACACAAATGAAAATTGTGAAAGACAGCACATTATACTCATAAGTTTGTTATCcacttttattgtgtttccAACATTCTCCTAAACCTTGTGCACTGGGGTGCacatcataaataaaacaaaatgattgtaAACAGCAGCCAGAACAAAATGGCTGGGTTCACCCTAGACCTGACTGATGGTGGCCAGTAATCAGTACAGTGCTGGTATCTGTCTCCCTACAGGAcaactaaaagaaagaaatgttatgTCAGAAATGATTGTACTTCACTGGAATTGGCTTACCTTAACTTTAAAAGGCACAGCAGCTTACGTAAATCAGACACGTCCCCAGTCTTATCGTCACAGTTCAAACCTTTGAAATCTGTAGTCATGTTTTACATTCAGATTTCATTCCTTTCCACTGTCACAGCTTCTCTTTCACCGTTTTACTTGATTGTGCTATACATTACGCAGTCATTATCAGAGTCCACATCTAATACCAAAAGATAATATTTTAAGCAGGTTGTCAACACAAACCACAATcttcaaactacaaaaaaagaaaggcaaCTATGACGAATGACcgttattttacagttttacctCTTTCTACATGCAAAGCACTACCCCctcaagaaaacaaacacatacacacatatcaTAATGCATAATCATCTATGACATCTACAAACTAGTGTGCCAGGTGAGAATGGTATCCCAAGGTGTTTTAACAACATATCATATCTTTGTTAATGTCACCGTCCATAAACGATGAAACTGACACTAAAAGGactgaaaacacatacaaaaggAGCAAAACTCAAGGCATAGCGAAGAGGATCCATGATTTCCAAAGGCAAAACAGATCCACATTAATAAAGCAGCTTCAATAAAAGCTACAGTGCAGACACCAAACCCTaatcaaataaaactgaattattatttaatcatCTTAAAATGCTGAAACGACACTTGTTTTCATGAGTGGCCGTGGAACCTTACAGCATAGTTTtgtatagaaaaatgtttttttttttgccaattcCATTTGAATTTCCATGTTTCTGTGACGTTCAAGGCCATAGGTTAGTTTTAAAACGCAGAAACATCATCTTTTCACTGACAGTTCTATAAAACTATGATGGCCATTTGACCCAGTCAAACTTGCTTCATTGTCTCCACTGAAATCACATATTGCACATTGAAAGGGGGGAATTGCATGACATGCATTTAACTTTCGCAAAAAGCATTAATTCAAATAAAGTGTCAGTTTTTCAAAGAACAAATTACTTTGCTACTTGTACAGTGTTCCATGTTCTGCATCTAGCTCGATTGGCACATTGTCCTACTGTAAAAGGCAAAGAGTTTCCAAAGTCAATATGTGCATATCAGAGTTAAGCAATGTACTTCAGGGCACAGTTTTCAACATCTGTCTGGATCCTAAGACACCCTCCAACAATCTGCATAATGCCACATTACCTTGGCAACCTGTTTGAAAAGCTAGGACAGCTTCGGTTAAAAAGGTGCAGTTAGTTTAGGCAGGAGCAACTCAGTTGGTTTCATAAGTGGACAGCAGGGCTGCATCCACCGGCTCCATGCAGGAAGGGCAGGTGAAGGAGCGCATCAGCCAGGGGTCAATGCAATCCACATGGTAGATATGAAGGCAGGGCAAAAACCGAATAGGATCACCATAATCAAAGTCCATCATACAGATCACACACCTAGAGGAGAGAGAAACTCTCTCTTATTCATCTTTAAATATGAGGAAGACTGAACATAACCTTATCAATCTAATTACTGATCAATGAGCCTTTTTAGCCTATTCAGTCGATATGTCCTGTTAGATGCCTTTATAAAATAGagtttaaatacagtttacaaATTGCAATAATATAATTTGGTTGCAGTATGTTTAAATAGGACCAATAATAACAGTGGATCCACCTCACTGAAGTCAAATATATAGCAAACTGTACATCCTATCGTTGTAGTGGTATAGAGTCTGGAAAACAAAGTCTTCAATCGTGCACGATGTGTTAAACTGTTtataaccccaattccaaatAAGTTGGAACCCTGTGTGAAacctaaatgaaaacagaatgcattgatttgcaaacctcatcaacccatattttattcacaattgcaTATCAGATATGAGaacatatcagattttgaaactgcattttcatgtaaaaagttaattcattttgaatttgatggcagcaacacatctcaaaaaaataggaacagaggcaacaaaaggctggaaaagtaaaatatggcttaatgagatttgcaaataattgcattctgattttatttaggttttacacatggtcccaacttctttggaattggggttgaaTGTCTACGCTTCCTGTTCCTATTTTTAAAGGTTCTCAGtaaaactgaaaccaaacaaATTGACAAAGAGGTTTTGAGGAGGCAAGTAATAACTATGTTTTGCTCTATAGCTTTTAAGAAATTGAGTGACCCACACTAACACACCCTACATTATCTTTCCAAAATAAGTTTTGCCCTTCAAGACTCACTCTTTAACTTTCTTGTCAGATGGATCGGAGCCTGGGTCAAAGATGCCTTTAGGCAGGTGTTGAATGAGACCAATGCGCTGGGCAATGCGGACCTGCTCTTCCTCAGTCAGCTGGCTGGCCAGACGACTCTCCCCTGGGGTGGGATGGTAAACTGGCACTGATTGGGTGCGCTCCTGGAAAAGAAGGATAACTATGAAATTATAGGTCTCTTAAAAGGTGGTTTAACATCCAGAACTGTGCAATATTTGTAGGCACTTTAGATTTTTGTTGTGATGTCTATCTATCACACGATATCATCAAGGAACCCCCCGATCAGCTTTAATTTGAGAAATGAGATTATATAAAAGACCTGTCCTCAGTGACAAGGAGTTCTGCAGCTGATGATATATGGGTGGACAAAATTCACAGCCGCCTATAAAGAGCTACCTGAGCTAGAATGAGCTACCTTAAAAACTGTACAATAATGACCTTATGTGTTAAAGGCAAAgaacatttatttgatttatgttaTCGCTGTTTATTGCTCTTTGTATAACGTGAAAAGATCCTCACTTTTAGTGCTTTAAACCTTCCACAGTACActatgtcagtgtttttctctgactAATACTTTATGTCTCAGTCTAATATTAATGtcaaaatttgtcattttgttaagGAGGAGAACATAATGAACTAAAACGttcatgtgcatgtgtcacACTGGGAATGACCTTCTTACAAGTAGTGATGATGAATCACTATTGTATAATTACAGTTCTTTGAATGTAAAGTACAATGTAACTGTCCCTTTAGCAGCTTTTCCAAAACATTACAGTTAGAATTAGCCTTATATCACCCATCCTTAGTTAAACAAGTGGCATTTTACAGATACTGAGTTTCCTatttaaacacaacaacacatttacTAATTTGAAATAGGATTCTTGTCACAACATGACAGTTGACAGTTGTAATAATAAGCATCACTGATTAGCAGATGTTTTGTGGAGCTGGATTGTTAAAAATCATTGAGATGTCATGCTCCTAAATCCCCGGAGTGCATTCAACGTGAGCCCCGGGCTTGCTCACCTGGTAGGGCGGAGGAGGCTCTCCGTGCAAGCTGCCCCCCTCGGACTCGTTCAGCAACGACAAGTCATCCGCACCTTGTGAAAACAGGCAGTTCCCCATTGAACTGTGACCACCATGAGAGACCAATACTTCTCTCTGGGGGCGACAGACACTTAGCAAAGCGTCAGCCTGTAATAAGCTAAGTAGTTACGGTTAATGCTGGAGGTTAGCTAAGCCAGAGGCTAGCTAAGAGTTTGTCATTCCCTGAAAATCCTGATAGAAACGGGAGGGAAAGGTCCCTCACCCTGGGGATCAAACACGTAACTGTTGAGCTACACTGCCGCTGATAAAACGGTCGGTGACACAAATTGTATCTGTAAATGAGTTGATCTGTAGGTCTGGTTGTGTATTGGTTTCttgtttacaaaaaataaaaaaaaaaatacagaccgGAAGTGTCGTCAACGGAAACGTGTACATTGGCAAACCTTCAGAATAACAGAGGGTGGATTTGCAAAAAATACAAcgctaatattttttttcttcgaTAGTAGCTTTGCTGAAAGCTGTCATTTGTGGCATCACATT
Encoded here:
- the LOC137123659 gene encoding uncharacterized protein isoform X2 → MDGEAGPVGRQSQKEKKRSFKSLQEPEEHSPKRLYKESDDAIINKRQHSGNSESETDLCGAEPSDLLPLCPVCVSQDRWGDGGEDGDYEANLLHSGCTAEGSIYQASPGSMLEYPVYVDEQHNMADCSIIGSVSPAVTPVTHRSRLFITAPTSATPIASTISSVGNPSRSSPVIDTCSAISSMCSPTGLAWDTLRSTSRSLGGSDGDPVSAAAHLHLLGESLSLIGHHLQETDKMVSMSSSLSLLLDSLLCSLGPLICLTAQIPELKSCTQHMLAATLENIAYLMPGL
- the LOC137123659 gene encoding uncharacterized protein isoform X1, producing the protein MIMDGEAGPVGRQSQKEKKRSFKSLQEPEEHSPKRLYKESDDAIINKRQHSGNSESETDLCGAEPSDLLPLCPVCVSQDRWGDGGEDGDYEANLLHSGCTAEGSIYQASPGSMLEYPVYVDEQHNMADCSIIGSVSPAVTPVTHRSRLFITAPTSATPIASTISSVGNPSRSSPVIDTCSAISSMCSPTGLAWDTLRSTSRSLGGSDGDPVSAAAHLHLLGESLSLIGHHLQETDKMVSMSSSLSLLLDSLLCSLGPLICLTAQIPELKSCTQHMLAATLENIAYLMPGL
- the LOC137123660 gene encoding heme oxygenase-like; the encoded protein is METEKKTQTQTNPMADRDLSEQIKKVTKENHIRAENTQLMLSFQRGQVTLPQYKLLLCSLHEIYQALEEELDRNSNHPSVAPIYFPTELARLESIEKDLEYFYGQNWREKIVVPAATKRYCHRLRQIGKENPEFLVGHAYTRYLGDLSGGQVLGRIAQKSMGLKSNEGLAFYSFPGVSSPNLFKQLYRSRMNSVELTEEQRTGVLEEAVRAFEFNIQVFDDLQKMLSVTENQLQNCSTHSKTVKSPQLPGNINTSPLIRVVLGLFVALATVSIGIYIL
- the rnf11a gene encoding RING finger protein 11a, coding for MGNCLFSQGADDLSLLNESEGGSLHGEPPPPYQERTQSVPVYHPTPGESRLASQLTEEEQVRIAQRIGLIQHLPKGIFDPGSDPSDKKVKECVICMMDFDYGDPIRFLPCLHIYHVDCIDPWLMRSFTCPSCMEPVDAALLSTYETN